A genome region from Coffea arabica cultivar ET-39 chromosome 7e, Coffea Arabica ET-39 HiFi, whole genome shotgun sequence includes the following:
- the LOC113689889 gene encoding myb family transcription factor IPN2 isoform X1, whose protein sequence is MFHTKKPASAMNSHERPMSCVQGDSGLVLTTDPKPRLRWTVELHERFVDAVTQLGGPDKATPKTIMRVMGVKGLTLYHLKSHLQKFRLGKQPHKEFSDHPIKDASTLELQRSSSASSSGMIGRSMNEMQMEVQRRLHEQLEVQRHLQLRIEAQGKYMQTILEKACQTLAGENMASAAAAGSYNKGGNQAGGGVVDIKEFGPPLSFPSLQDLNIYGSGEQLELQQGGMVVDRSPSLDGFMSNNNDTQLCHLGKKRPTPPSPYGGGSGKSPAAAASLMWSDHHHHHHDLRLQELGSAAASCLGNSQDHHHHHDAFKGDHHHQIQMNNAPSGAGVLSLERSNVDVVIDSLSDSTCSNMYETKPLISGSCGADGGMVLGGTDQKNASSKLERPSPRRASTTATTPPPSSSSDHRMNAVQIGTAAAGAMSQARNSPFG, encoded by the exons ATGTTCCATACAAAGAAGCCGGCCTCAGCTATGAATTCGCATGAGAGGCCCATGTCATGTGTTCAAGGAGATTCCGGCCTTGTCCTCACCACTGATCCTAAGCCCCGCCTCAGATGGACTGTTGAGCTTCATGAGCGTTTTGTTGATGCTGTAACCCAGCTTGGTGGACCTGACA AGGCCACCCCAAAGACAATCATGAGAGTTATGGGAGTCAAGGGTCTCACTCTTTATCATCTCAAGAGCCATCTTCAG AAATTCAGGCTCGGAAAGCAGCCCCACAAGGAGTTCAGTGATCACCCGATAAAAGATG CTTCAACTTTAGAACTTCAACGAAGTAGTTCCGCTTCATCTTCGGGGATGATTGGTCGCAGCATGAACGA GATGCAAATGGAAGTGCAGAGAAGACTTCACGAACAGTTAGAG GTACAAAGACACCTTCAGTTGAGGATTGAGGCACAAGGAAAGTACATGCAAACTATTCTGGAGAAAGCTTGTCAAACACTGGCCGGGGAAAATATGGCCTCTGCAGCAGCAGCAGGGAGCTATAACAAGGGTGGAAATCAAGCGGGGGGAGGAGTGGTGGACATTAAGGAATTTGGTCCCCCTCTCAGTTTTCCATCTCTCCAAGACCTCAACATATACGGATCAGGTGAGCAACTTGAACTTCAACAGGGCGGCATGGTGGTGGACAGATCACCGTCGCTGGACGGATTCATGTCAAACAACAACGACACCCAACTGTGCCACCTGGGCAAGAAGAGGCCTACGCCGCCTAGCCCTTATGGCGGAGGAAGTGGCAAGAGCCCCGCAGCGGCAGCCAGCTTGATGTGGtctgatcatcatcatcatcatcacgaTCTCCGCCTGCAAGAACTAGGATCAGCAGCAGCATCCTGTCTCGGTAATTCCCAAgaccatcatcatcatcacgaTGCTTTCAAAGGCGATCACCACCACCAAATTCAGATGAATAATGCACCTTCAGGAGCAGGAGTACTGTCACTTGAGAGAAGCAATGTGGACGTCGTGATTGATTCTTTGTCGGACAGTACCTGTAGTAATATGTACGAGACAAAGCCATTGATAAGCGGTAGTTGTGGAGCAGATGGTGGTATGGTATTGGGGGGTACTGATCAAAAGAATGCATCCTCCAAGCTCGAAAGGCCCTCTCCTCGAAGAGCCTCTACTACTGCAACTACTCCTCCTCCATCGTCATCCAGTGATCATAGGATGAATGCAGTGCAGATTGGTACAGCTGCTGCCGGTGCCATGTCCCAGGCACGAAACTCTCCGTTCGGATGA
- the LOC113689889 gene encoding myb family transcription factor IPN2 isoform X2 produces the protein MFHTKKPASAMNSHERPMSCVQGDSGLVLTTDPKPRLRWTVELHERFVDAVTQLGGPDKATPKTIMRVMGVKGLTLYHLKSHLQKFRLGKQPHKEFSDHPIKDGERASTLELQRSSSASSSGMIGRSMNEMQMEVQRRLHEQLEVQRHLQLRIEAQGKYMQTILEKACQTLAGENMASAAAAGSYNKGGNQAGGGVVDIKEFGPPLSFPSLQDLNIYGSGEQLELQQGGMVVDRSPSLDGFMSNNNDTQLCHLGKKRPTPPSPYGGGSGKSPAAAASLMWSDHHHHHHDLRLQELGSAAASCLGNSQDHHHHHDAFKGDHHHQIQMNNAPSGAGVLSLERSNVDVVIDSLSDSTCSNMYETKPLISGSCGADGGMVLGGTDQKNASSKLERPSPRRASTTATTPPPSSSSDHRMNAVQIGTAAAGAMSQARNSPFG, from the exons ATGTTCCATACAAAGAAGCCGGCCTCAGCTATGAATTCGCATGAGAGGCCCATGTCATGTGTTCAAGGAGATTCCGGCCTTGTCCTCACCACTGATCCTAAGCCCCGCCTCAGATGGACTGTTGAGCTTCATGAGCGTTTTGTTGATGCTGTAACCCAGCTTGGTGGACCTGACA AGGCCACCCCAAAGACAATCATGAGAGTTATGGGAGTCAAGGGTCTCACTCTTTATCATCTCAAGAGCCATCTTCAG AAATTCAGGCTCGGAAAGCAGCCCCACAAGGAGTTCAGTGATCACCCGATAAAAGATGGTGAGAGAG CTTCAACTTTAGAACTTCAACGAAGTAGTTCCGCTTCATCTTCGGGGATGATTGGTCGCAGCATGAACGA GATGCAAATGGAAGTGCAGAGAAGACTTCACGAACAGTTAGAG GTACAAAGACACCTTCAGTTGAGGATTGAGGCACAAGGAAAGTACATGCAAACTATTCTGGAGAAAGCTTGTCAAACACTGGCCGGGGAAAATATGGCCTCTGCAGCAGCAGCAGGGAGCTATAACAAGGGTGGAAATCAAGCGGGGGGAGGAGTGGTGGACATTAAGGAATTTGGTCCCCCTCTCAGTTTTCCATCTCTCCAAGACCTCAACATATACGGATCAGGTGAGCAACTTGAACTTCAACAGGGCGGCATGGTGGTGGACAGATCACCGTCGCTGGACGGATTCATGTCAAACAACAACGACACCCAACTGTGCCACCTGGGCAAGAAGAGGCCTACGCCGCCTAGCCCTTATGGCGGAGGAAGTGGCAAGAGCCCCGCAGCGGCAGCCAGCTTGATGTGGtctgatcatcatcatcatcatcacgaTCTCCGCCTGCAAGAACTAGGATCAGCAGCAGCATCCTGTCTCGGTAATTCCCAAgaccatcatcatcatcacgaTGCTTTCAAAGGCGATCACCACCACCAAATTCAGATGAATAATGCACCTTCAGGAGCAGGAGTACTGTCACTTGAGAGAAGCAATGTGGACGTCGTGATTGATTCTTTGTCGGACAGTACCTGTAGTAATATGTACGAGACAAAGCCATTGATAAGCGGTAGTTGTGGAGCAGATGGTGGTATGGTATTGGGGGGTACTGATCAAAAGAATGCATCCTCCAAGCTCGAAAGGCCCTCTCCTCGAAGAGCCTCTACTACTGCAACTACTCCTCCTCCATCGTCATCCAGTGATCATAGGATGAATGCAGTGCAGATTGGTACAGCTGCTGCCGGTGCCATGTCCCAGGCACGAAACTCTCCGTTCGGATGA